A stretch of DNA from Candidatus Margulisiibacteriota bacterium:
CGCAGGCGAAAATCAAGCCGGTCAGTTCATCCACCGTATTCGGAAAAAAGCATTTACAGCTCCGCGAAAATCTCATCCAGCGCGCGGGCAATATTGTCCACTGCCGCGGTGATCTTGCTGTAGCGCATGCGCGTCGGCCCGATAATGCCCAGCGAGCCGACTTTTTCGCCTTTATAAAAAAAATCTTTGGCCACCAAAGAAAAATCTTTCAGCGGCTCGGCCCGCAGCTCCGCGCCAATGCTGACGCTGGTCTCGCCGCCGCTGTGTTCGTCCAGAAGATGCATTATCTCCGTTTTGTCATCGAGCAAATCCATCATGCGGCGGATGTTCTGCACATTTTCAAATTCCGGCTCATAAAACATTTTGGACAGGCCGGAAAGATGCAGCGACTCCTGCCGCGCGCGCTCCAGAGTCTTCCGCACGCTGCCGGTCAATTCACTCAGCAAAAGATCATCAGTCTTGAGCACCGTCGTGTAATTTTCGGACAACGCTTGAATCGCTTTCATGGTTTCATCCAGCAGCGAATGTAAATCGCGCCCCAGAGCGATCTGCAGCTGCTCGACCAGCGTTTTTTCCCGCGCGGTCAGGCGGTAGGCCTCCATCAGCTCGTCCACATAAAAACGATAGCCGCGATCTGTCGGAATACGTCCCGCCGAAGTATAGGGGTGCGTCAAAAAACCCAGCTCTTCCAGCGTGGCCAGCTCATTGCGCACCGTCGCCGAAGACACTTCCTCCAGGTATTTTTGACAGATCACCACCGAAGCGACCGGCGCCGCCGAGTCGATATATTCTCTGACCACAAGGGCTAAAATTTTACGCTGTCTAACTGTCAAATCCATAAACAACATTTTATCACGCAGAGCGCGGATTTGTTACCGGCAGGCGCTGTTCCTGCGGGAATTTCTAGCCGCCAAGATCATCAAGAATATCTGTCACCAGCAATTCTTTGGTGTCAATGTCCAGTCCAGAAAAACATTCACTCAACGCATTCCAGACCTCTTGCCTTTTTGTTCTCGCGTCGGTCTCCTTCTGAAAATAATAGCTGCTGATGTTTGCTCTTATCTGTTTCATAAACCCCCGGCAATCTGTTGTGCCATTTATATAATTGTTTCTAAGTTCTTCTTTTAATTCTTTGTAGCTTTCCGGTCTTAGACCCCTAATCTGCTTCCAAAGAATTTTCCCTACCCTCACTCCTCCGAATAATGTGAGCAACAGGCCAAGTAAAGGAACAATCGTCGGCGCCGCCACTATACTAGACAAAATTCCTATAGAACCCCCGACGAGCACTAGAGCATGAGCAGCTACATCCAGACGTTGATTGCGCTCAAGCTTTTTGATTTTCCTGTGGAATACGTCCGGGCTAAACGCCTCTTTTAAGGCTGGCCTGTCGTAGTTTTCAAGTGTTTGCTTAAACACATCCAGGACACTCGGCGCCGCCACCTCGTCCGCTGGCTTAACACTGATACCCATACTCTTTATCCCGCTGATCTGTTTCTTTTGCATACCTAACTCCTCTCTGGTTTCTTACCGCCAGTTTATCGTTAATTACAGAAAGTTGTTGCAAATTTTTTAGCGCGGCTTGAGAGGGATTAGTTTTTTACAGTCGGATTATCCGCGTTCTGCTCGCAGGATTGTTTGGCGCTGGCTAGAGCGTTTATAGCTTTTTGCAAACCGCTTAAATCTAAAAACATCGCTAAATTTTAACCTTTGCCCGTGTAATGTTTTTTTATCTCCGCCAGACTGTCCCCGCCAAATTTCTCGAGGAACGCTTCCGCCAGGACAAAAGCCGCGATGCTCTCGGCGACAACCGCGCCAGCTTCGACAGCGCAGGTGTCCGCGCGCTCGACAAAGGCTTTGGCGGCTTTTTTGGTTTTCCAGTCAATGGTGTTGAGCGGCGAGGCGATAGTTGGTATCGGCTTGAAAGCCAGACGGACGATAATATCCTCGCCGTTACTCACGCCGCCCTCGATGCCGCCGGCATTGTTGGTCTGGCGCGCGACCCCGCCGCGCTTGTAAAAAATCTCGTCCTGCGCCTGACTGCCGCGCAGATCCGCCGCCGCAAACCCCAGCCCGATCTCCACGCCCTTGACCGCCTGCAGGCTCAAAAGCGCGCCGCCCAAACGCCCGTCCAGTTTGCGGTCGGGCTGCGCGTAAGAACCCAGCCCCACTGGCACGCCGGAAATATTTAATTCCACCACGCCGCCGAGGGAGTCGCCCTTGGCGCGGGCTTCGTCAATTTTGTTTTTTATTGGCGTTTCGACAGCGTATCCATGGGATACTCCGCTCAACGCCCGATTTTCAAGGCCGCCGATGCGCAAAATTTTGCTGGCAATATTTATTTTAAAATTTTCTAGAAATTGTTTGCATACCGCGCCGGCGGCCACCTGTGCCGCGGTCATGCGCGCCGAGGAACGCTCCAGCACATTGCGCAGATCGTCAAAGCCGTATTTTACCACGCCCGCGTAATCCGCATGGCCGGGGCGCAGTCTGGTTATCGGCGGCGTTTTTGTTTCCGGCAATTCGGCGGACATGATCTCCGTCCAGTTTTGAAAATCTTTGTTTTCCACGAAAAGAGTTATCGGCGAGCCGAGCGACAGACCGTGCCGGACACCGGACAAAATCCGCGCTTCGTCTTTTTCGATTTTTTGTCGTCCGCCGCGGCCGTAACCCTGCTGGCGGCGCGCCAGTTCGGCATCGATAAAATTTTTGGCGATCTTCACGCCCGCCGGAAAACCGTCCAGCACAGCCGTCAGGCCGGGGCCGTGGGATTCGCCGGAAGTCAAAAGCCGCAACATACCTAAATTATAGCATTTTCTTATCTTTTTCTCGGATCATTAAGTTTAATCTCTATTTCTAAATAGCGCCGCGCAAACACCACGTCCGTCTGTCTTTTGATAGTTGATTCAATGCCTTCGGCCGCCAGCGCCGTCTGCAGCTCTACCAGATATTTTCCATTGCCAATAGTTGGCGTAAGATTTAACGTCACTGCCGTCCGGTGGATTGAGTTAATTTTGGCTGTCTCTTGTAAAAATCTACCCGCCAGACCATACTTTTCAATTTTCTGCCTTACTCTTTTAGCAAAATCCCTGGCCAGACTTTCCTCTTCTACAGAAAGTTTTTTGCCACCTTGCGGGCTGTATTGCGCTACAGAATAACGATAATACGACCAATCTGAATCATCCATATTATGTTCACCTCTATATATAAAAATATCGTTAGCTGGCTAGAACTATTGCAGCGGTTTTTTCTGTTTAGTTATTGAACTTAAACAACACCACATCGCCGTCCTGCATGACGTATTCTTTGCCTTCCTGCCGGACCAGGCCTTTTTCGCGGGCTTCGGGCAAAGAGGCCAGGTCTTTTAATTGCGCATAGTTAATGACCTCGGCCTTGATAAAGCCTTTTTCAAAATCGGTGTGAATAACGCCCGCGGCTTGCGGGGCTTTGGCGCCGTTTTTGATCGTCCAGGCTTTGGTTTCTTTTTCACCGGAAGTCAGATAGGTGAGCAGGCCGAGCAATTTGTAAGACTGCCGCGCCAGCCGCTCAATACCGGACTCCGGCAGGCCGTATTCCCGCAATAATTCCCGGCGTTCTTGCAAGGGTAGTTCGGCCAGCTCCGCTTCCAATTTGGTGGAAATGACCACGACTGCCGCGTTCTCCGCGACGGCAATATCGCGCACGATCTGCACATAAGCGTCCGTTTCCGCAGTCTTAATTTGCCCCTCGGCAATATTGGCCGCATACAATACCGGCTTGTCCGACAAAAACTGCACCGTCCTGGTTAGCTCTTTTTCCTCGTCGCTGAACTCCAGCTCGCGCACCGGCCGGCCGGTGGACAACCGCGCCTGAATTTTTTGAAACAAAGCCACTTCTTTTTTGTCCTCGGCTTTGCCGGACTTGGCTTTTTTTTGCGCGGCGTCGAGGCGTTTTTCCGCGGTCTGCAAATCGGCGTAAATTAATTCCAGATTGATTATCTCGATGTCCCGCCGCGGATCGACGGAGCCGCTGACATGCACGATATTGGGGTCGTCGAAACAACGCACGACATGGGCGATAGCGTCCACCTCGCGGATATTGGCCAGAAATTTATTGCCCAGCCCTTCGCCCCGCGCGGCGCCCTTGACCAGACCGGCGATGTCCACCATCTCGATAGCCGTCGGGACGATCCTGGCGCTATTGTGCATTTTCGCCAGCGCCGCGAGACGCTCATCCGGCACCTCGACAATGCCGACATTCGGGTCGATCGTACAAAAAGGATAATTCGACGCCTCCGCGCCAGCGTTGGTTATCGCGTTAAACAGCGTGGACTTGCCGACATTGGGCAGACCGACTATACCGATAGAAAATCCCATAGATCAATTTTAACTTATTTTTCCAATTCAGGATATTTAATTATTCCGTAAATTTATTTCCGCCCAATCGAATAATATTGAAAACCCTGCTCTTTCATCTGTGCGGGGCTGTAAATATTCCGCCCATCAAAAATTACCGGAGTTTTCAACGCGGCTTTTATTCTGGCAAAATCCGGTTCGCGGTACTCGCTCCATTCGGTCAAAATCAGCAGCGCACTGGCTTGATCCAGCGCGGCGTAATTGTCCGTCTGATAATCGATCTGCGCGCCAAAAATCCTCCTGGCTTCATTGAGCGCCTCGGGGTCATGCACGCTGACCCGCGCGCCGTTTTTCAGCAGCTCGTTAATGACGGTGATCGCCGGCGCTTCGCGCATGTCGTCGGTCTGCGGCTTGAAAGACAATCCCCACACCGCAAATTTCTTATCAGACAGGCTGCCAAAGTGGTTCTTTATCTTGGCGACCAGCGCTTTTTTTTGCTTTTTGTTGACACTCTCCACCGCCTGCAAAAGCTCCAGCGCGTAGCCGTTTTCCTGCGCCGTGCGGATGATCGCTTTTACATCTTTCGGAAAACAAGAGCCGCCGTAGCCGATGCCCGGGAACAAAAACCTCTTGCCCACGCGCGGATCGGAGCCGAGTCCCTGCCGCACCATATCAATATCCGCGCCGACCAGTTCACAAAGATTAGCGAGATCGTTCATAAAAGAAATACGTGTGGCCAGCATGGCATTGGCGGCATATTTAGTCATCTCGGCGGAGCGCGTGGACATGCGGATGATCGGCGCGCCAGTACGCACGAACGGAGCATACAGCGTTTCCATTATCCTGAATGCTCTGCCGCTGTCCGTGCCGATAACGATCCGGTCCGGTTTCAGAAAATCCTCGATCGCCGCGCCCTCTTTGAGAAACTCTGGATTGGACACCACGTCAAATTCTTGCCGGGTTTCCGCGGCGATCGCTTTTTTTACTTTGTCCGCGGTGCCGACCGGCACGGTGGATTTATCCACGATCACTTTGTAGCCGTTGAGATTTTCACCGATGGCTTTGGCCGCGGCCAGCACGTATTGCAGATCAGCCGAGCCGTCCTCGCCGGACGGCGTACCCACCGAGATAAAACAAATATCCGCGTTCCGCACCGCGGCCTGAATATCCAGAGAAAAAGACAGCCTTTTTTTCTCAACATTTTTTTTGACCAGCGCCTCCAGCCCGGGTTCGTAAATCGGGATTTTCCCGGCCAGCAGCGCGTCAATTTTGGCCTGATTGGTATCCGCGCAGACCACAGTATTGCCCGTTTCGGCAAAACAAGTCCCATCAACCAGCCCGACATAGCCAGTGCCTATTACGCAAAGTTTCATAGGAGAGTATGATACAACAACCATGAGCGGGATAAAAGACACGCGGCAAACCGATGTTTTAATCATCGGCGCCGGTATTGCCGGACTTTCCGCCGCGCTGGAAGCGGTCAAGGGCGGGCGGGTCACGCTGGCGCACAAAGGCGCGCCGAATATCAGCAGCACACAGCTGGCGCAGGGCGGTATCGCCGTAGTTATGGATAAAACCGACCGTCCGGCTTTTCATTGCCGCGACACATTGTACGCCGGAGCCGGATTTTGTGACAAAAAAGCCGTGCGGATTTTGGTCAAGGAAGGCATAGCGCGCGTCAGGGAAATGCTGGAAATGGGCGTGTTTTTTGACCGCGACGACAATGGCCTGATCCTCGGTCAGGAAGCCGCGCACTCCCAACGGCGCATCCTGCACGCCGGAGATTCCACCGGCGCGGAGATCGAGCGCGGCCTGCGCCAATATCTACAGGAAAATGACCGCGGCAATTTGACCACCTACTCCTCGGCGCAGTGTCTGCAATTATTGCTGGCGCGCGGCCGCTGTCTTGGCGGAATTTTTTGGCAGGACGGGAAACAATTTGCCGTGCTGGCGCGTCAAACGATCCTGGCGACCGGCGGCTATGTGCAGATCTTTAAATACAACACCAATCTCTCCGGCTTGAGCGGCGATGGCATCGCGCTGGCTTATCGCGCCGGCGCAAAAATCCGCGACATGGAATTCGTCCAGTTCCATCCGACTTCGCTCTACGACCCGCGTCCGCACGAAAGCCAGTTTTTGCTCTCCGAAGCGGCGCGCGGCGAGGGAGCCGTGCTGCGCAATGTCCTGCGCCGCCGGTTCATGCCAGATTATCACCCGCTTGCTGAGCTGGCGCCGCGCGACGTAGTCACCCGCGCTATCGTCGCGGAAATGCAAAAAACCAACTCTGACCATGTGTTGCTAGATTTTACGACAGCGGCAATAAACATTTCGGCGCGCTTCCCGTCGATCTACCGGCAGTGCCAGGATCTGCGCATCAATGTCGCCAAAGACCTCGTGCCGGTCGTGCCGGCGGCGCATTACTCTATGGGCGGCGTGGCCACGGACATTCATGGCCGCACCAGTATCCGCGGTCTGCTGGCCTGCGGCGAATGCGCGTCGACCGGCGTGCACGGCGCCAACCGTCTGGCCAGCAACTCGCTGCTGGAGGGGCTGGTTTTCGGGCGGCGCGCGGCCGTAACAGCGTGGAGAGACCGCGTCGGCGAAAAAGTTTTCGCCGAAAATATTGACGAGGTCAAAATAAATAAGTCCGCCAATAATCGCGCGGCCATACAAGAAATTATGTGGCGGCACGCCGGTATTATCCGTGACCAGGCCGGGCTGACCAAAGCGCGGGAAAAACTCCAGAGCCTTCCCGACAGCTCGCCGGAAGAAAACAATTTACTGCTTTGCGCCAAACTCTGCGTGAACGGCGCGCTGCGGCGCCGGGAAAGCCGCGGCGCGCATTACCGGACGGACTATCCGCACCGCCAATTGTTAGGTCGCAGCGCTCTGCAAAATATAGTGCGTTCCGCGTCCCGCGCCGACAACTTTTAAAAACCCTTTGGCCGCTCATAAATATATCTTGCCATTGTTATAATCTCCGCAATTTATGCGGAAATTATAGCATAAATCTCCGCAAAACCTATGCCGCTACTTTGATGATATATATGACTTTATAATAAACCGGCAATGTGCTGATGCTGATCGCTGTGCCGGAGCCTTCACTGGCTGTTGTGCCACCAATATTACCGCCGCTGGCGTTACCAGTAATCGTATGTGTATGCCCCGCAACGGCAACAGCTTTGCTGTCTGAGGAGAAACCGTGCGCGTGATCGCCAACAGGGCTTAACGTTAAAGTTGTTGTAT
This window harbors:
- the aroC gene encoding chorismate synthase, whose translation is MLRLLTSGESHGPGLTAVLDGFPAGVKIAKNFIDAELARRQQGYGRGGRQKIEKDEARILSGVRHGLSLGSPITLFVENKDFQNWTEIMSAELPETKTPPITRLRPGHADYAGVVKYGFDDLRNVLERSSARMTAAQVAAGAVCKQFLENFKINIASKILRIGGLENRALSGVSHGYAVETPIKNKIDEARAKGDSLGGVVELNISGVPVGLGSYAQPDRKLDGRLGGALLSLQAVKGVEIGLGFAAADLRGSQAQDEIFYKRGGVARQTNNAGGIEGGVSNGEDIIVRLAFKPIPTIASPLNTIDWKTKKAAKAFVERADTCAVEAGAVVAESIAAFVLAEAFLEKFGGDSLAEIKKHYTGKG
- the ychF gene encoding redox-regulated ATPase YchF, whose product is MGFSIGIVGLPNVGKSTLFNAITNAGAEASNYPFCTIDPNVGIVEVPDERLAALAKMHNSARIVPTAIEMVDIAGLVKGAARGEGLGNKFLANIREVDAIAHVVRCFDDPNIVHVSGSVDPRRDIEIINLELIYADLQTAEKRLDAAQKKAKSGKAEDKKEVALFQKIQARLSTGRPVRELEFSDEEKELTRTVQFLSDKPVLYAANIAEGQIKTAETDAYVQIVRDIAVAENAAVVVISTKLEAELAELPLQERRELLREYGLPESGIERLARQSYKLLGLLTYLTSGEKETKAWTIKNGAKAPQAAGVIHTDFEKGFIKAEVINYAQLKDLASLPEAREKGLVRQEGKEYVMQDGDVVLFKFNN
- a CDS encoding UDP-glucose/GDP-mannose dehydrogenase family protein; the encoded protein is MKLCVIGTGYVGLVDGTCFAETGNTVVCADTNQAKIDALLAGKIPIYEPGLEALVKKNVEKKRLSFSLDIQAAVRNADICFISVGTPSGEDGSADLQYVLAAAKAIGENLNGYKVIVDKSTVPVGTADKVKKAIAAETRQEFDVVSNPEFLKEGAAIEDFLKPDRIVIGTDSGRAFRIMETLYAPFVRTGAPIIRMSTRSAEMTKYAANAMLATRISFMNDLANLCELVGADIDMVRQGLGSDPRVGKRFLFPGIGYGGSCFPKDVKAIIRTAQENGYALELLQAVESVNKKQKKALVAKIKNHFGSLSDKKFAVWGLSFKPQTDDMREAPAITVINELLKNGARVSVHDPEALNEARRIFGAQIDYQTDNYAALDQASALLILTEWSEYREPDFARIKAALKTPVIFDGRNIYSPAQMKEQGFQYYSIGRK
- the nadB gene encoding L-aspartate oxidase, producing MSGIKDTRQTDVLIIGAGIAGLSAALEAVKGGRVTLAHKGAPNISSTQLAQGGIAVVMDKTDRPAFHCRDTLYAGAGFCDKKAVRILVKEGIARVREMLEMGVFFDRDDNGLILGQEAAHSQRRILHAGDSTGAEIERGLRQYLQENDRGNLTTYSSAQCLQLLLARGRCLGGIFWQDGKQFAVLARQTILATGGYVQIFKYNTNLSGLSGDGIALAYRAGAKIRDMEFVQFHPTSLYDPRPHESQFLLSEAARGEGAVLRNVLRRRFMPDYHPLAELAPRDVVTRAIVAEMQKTNSDHVLLDFTTAAINISARFPSIYRQCQDLRINVAKDLVPVVPAAHYSMGGVATDIHGRTSIRGLLACGECASTGVHGANRLASNSLLEGLVFGRRAAVTAWRDRVGEKVFAENIDEVKINKSANNRAAIQEIMWRHAGIIRDQAGLTKAREKLQSLPDSSPEENNLLLCAKLCVNGALRRRESRGAHYRTDYPHRQLLGRSALQNIVRSASRADNF